In Streptomyces sp. HUAS ZL42, the DNA window AACGGCTCGTTGCCGTACACCAGGTCGATGCGCATGCCGCGGTTCTTGGGGAAGCAGAGCTGGCGGTAGTCCCAGTACGTGAACGGGTGGTCGTACTTCAGGGGCCGCGGAACCACGTCGGACAGGCCGGTACCGCGCAGGGAGGCCAGGGCGGCGCGCTCGGCGGGGGTGACGTGGGTGGCGCCCTCGAAGACGGCGGGGTCGAAGACGTCGTCGTCCGTCGGCGCCACGTTGTAGTCGCCGAGCACCGCGAAGGGCCGGCTGCCTGCCGCGTCACCGGCGACCGCGGCCTTCAGTGCCTCGAACCACTGGATCTTGTAGGCGTAGTGGGGGTGGTCCACCTCGCGCCCGTTCGGCACGTACACCGACCAGACGCGGACCGGGCCGCAGGTCGCGGAGATGGCACGCGGCTCCACCGAGCCGTCGTACCCGGGGTCGCCGGGCAGGCCCTTGACGACGTCCTCGATGCCGACGCGGGAGAGCACCGCCACGCCGTTCCACCTGCCGGTCGCGTGGACCGCCGCCTCGTAGCCCAGCTCGCGCAGCTGGTCGAACGGGAACTGGTCCTCGGCGAGCTTGGCCTCCTGCAGGCAGAGCACGTCCGTGTTGCTGCTCTCCAGCCAGGCGAGCAGCCTCGGCAGGCGGGCGGTGATCGAGTTCACGTTCCAGGTCGCGATGCGCATGCCCCACAACCTACCGGGCGGGTCCGACAACCGGCCCCGCCCGGTTCCGTACTCAGACGTCGGCGGACGAACCGGGCGCCAGCCGCAGATGTTCCGAGCCGCCGAGCGACCCGATCTGACGGTCGTAGATCGGGCGGGCGAGGTCGGTGAGGAGGGCGTCGTGGATGTCGTATGCGCGCTGGGGCTTGACCTCGCGGACGTAGTCGATGACCTCGGAGATCTTGTTCCAGGGGGCCATGACCGGGAGCATCAGCGTCTCCACCGGGCGGTCGGGGACGGTGAGGGCGTCGCCGGGGTGGAAGACGCGGCCGCCGTCG includes these proteins:
- a CDS encoding exodeoxyribonuclease III; its protein translation is MRIATWNVNSITARLPRLLAWLESSNTDVLCLQEAKLAEDQFPFDQLRELGYEAAVHATGRWNGVAVLSRVGIEDVVKGLPGDPGYDGSVEPRAISATCGPVRVWSVYVPNGREVDHPHYAYKIQWFEALKAAVAGDAAGSRPFAVLGDYNVAPTDDDVFDPAVFEGATHVTPAERAALASLRGTGLSDVVPRPLKYDHPFTYWDYRQLCFPKNRGMRIDLVYGNEPFAKAVKDAYVDREERKGKGASDHAPVVVDLDV